In Rhodococcus pseudokoreensis, the DNA window GCGACCGGCGAGTATTCCTGCTGGGCGACGCGGCGCATCTGACGCCACCGTTCATCGGCCAGGGCATGGGCGCCGGACTGCGGGATGCGAGCAACGTGACCTGGAAACTGGCCGGCGTCCTGGGCGGAACCCTGCCCGAATCCTGTCTGGACACGTATCAGCGCGAACGAAAGTCGCACGCGAAGTCCATGATCCGGCTCGCGGTCGGCGTCGGACGGGCGATGACCGAGGGAGGCGAATTCGGCAACGTTCTGCGCAGGCGGGTAGCCCCGATGGCACGGTGGATTCCCGGTCTGAACGCCAAGGTCACCGACAGCGTGACGCCGCCACTGCGGCCCTCCGGCTTCGTCGAGCCCGGGCTGCGCCGGGGACTGGCCGGCACGCTGTGCCCCAACCCGGTCCTCGACGTCGACGGTAGGCGACTCGACGCGCAGGCACCCGGACTGTTTCTCGTGGTGACGTCGACTCCGCCCACCCCCGGTCAGCGGTACGAGATCGAACGACGCGGAGCCGTCGTCGTGACGGCCGCACCCGAGTCCGAACTCGGCCGGTGGCTTGCCCGCGGGCACGCCGTCGCGGCGATCGTGCGTCCCGACCGGACAGTCATGCGCGCCGGGCGATCACTCTCAGCGGTGTTCACCACTCTCCCGACGTTTCTCCTGACGAACGAAAGCGCCTGTAACACAAAGTAGATTCGGTCAGGAGGGTCCGCCGGCCCGCTCGGCCTCGGACAGTCCGCCCCAGATTCCGTACGGTTCGACAACGGTGAGAGCGTGCGTGCGGCAGTTGTCCAGGACCGGGCACTGCCGGCAGATGTACTTCGCGACTCGGATTCGTCGTTCACGCGCCGGTCCCCGCTCCCGGTCGGGGTGGAAGAAGATCGAGGAGTGCATTCCGCGGCATGCGGCGTTCTTCTGCCAGTCCCACCACTCGGTGACCGTGTCGAACGATCGCACGTCCGGAATCGACAACGACGCGGCCATGTGAATTCCTTTCTCGCTCCATGTGACTGAATCTCGGGGGCCCCCGGTTCGCCGACGCCTACGCGTGTGCGCCGATGTCGTCGAGGTGCGCCGTCATGCCCATCGCGGTGGCGGGATCGGTGTCCCACCCGATGGCGGTCGCCGCGAGCAGTGCCGCCGCGGTCGCGGTGACCTGGGGTTCGGGGATGACGGTCAGGTCGCGGCCGGTGACCGCCTTCTTGGTCTCGACCCATCCGGGGGATCGGGACCAGCCGCCCGCGGCGTAAATGGCCGGCTGCCCGGGTAGGCATGCCGCGACTGCGTCCTGCGCGCGGGCACCGATCCGCGCGAGGGCACCGAGAACCGCGGAGGCACGCGAGAGCGGTGACGTGGGGGCGTCGGGGGTGTAGCGGGGCAGCGCGCCGCCTCGGCTGCCGGGGACGAACACCGGCGCGTGCAGGTAGTCGTCGGGTGGGGTGTCGCCGGAGATCATCTCCTGCAGGCGGGCGCCGACGGCGGCGTCCTGGGACGCCCATTCGACGTTGCGGGCCAGTTCCTCGACGGACAGCACAGTGGTTCCGGCGGAAAGGATTCCGGGTGCGACATCGAGGTCGTCGCTGCGGGGTATGCCCGCCTCGGGGGCCTGGGCGACGACGACCTCGGCGGTGCCCATCGAGTCGAGGACGGCGCCGGGATCCATGGCATGTACTCCCCAGCCGCCGATCGGGTGGTCGTGGCCGCCGGCGACGACGACGGCGTCGGGGTCGATGACACCCGCGGTGACGAGGCGGTCGGAGAGGAATCCGCCGATGACGTCACCGGCCCGGCGCATCGGCGGCAGCAGGGCGGCCGTGCCGATGCCGGCGGCCACCCGGTCCTCGATCCACCGCCGACTGTGACCGTCCCACGCGGCGGTGCGGGCGGCGAGGGTGTCACTGAAGAACGGCGTGCCGGTCCACACACTCGACGGGTAGTCGGTGAGCGCGACCCAGGACCGTGCCTGTGCAGCACCGGGTTGCTCTGTTGCCCAACGCCATCCGACGAGGGTGCGTGCGGCGTCGTCGGCGGTGCAGAGCGCCGCGTCCGGCCGTAGCCGCGGCGCAAGGTCGGCGAACACGTCGGCGCGCCGGGTGTCGAACCAGGCCAGCGCCGGGGTGAGCGGGGTCAGGGCGTCGTCGACGAGCACGCCGTCCTCGCCGACCCCGGCCACGCTCACCGCGTGCACCCGGTACGTGTCCGAGCAGATGTCGAGGATCATCTCCTCGATCGCGAACAGCAGATGCTGTGCGTCGACGGACAGGTCGACCGCACCCCGGGGAGTGGTGCGCCGCCGCCTGGCGACGACCGCCCCCTGAGGTGTGAGCGCCACGACCTTCGTGTTCGTGCTCCCGATATCGACTCCGCACACCACCGGTGAGCGCCCGCTGCGGTCTCGTGTCATCTGTCCTGTCCTCGTCGTCGTGCCGTCGGAGTACCCGCTCAGGCGGGGAAACTCACCTTCCGGGTCAGGGTGCCGATCTCCTTCAGCACGCGCTCGCCTTCGCTGCGTTCGCGCTGCCAGATGTTGCGGCCGACGATGATGCCGCGGGCGCCGGCGCGCAGGGTCTGCCCGATCGCGTCGACGGTCTCGGTGACGTCGCCGGCCAGCGGTCCGCCGGCGATGACGAGGGGGACGCCGAGTTCTTCGACGAGGCGGGCGGTGCGTTCCTCGCCGGGGAAGGCGATCTTGATGATGTGGGCGCCGAGGTCGTAGGCGATGCGGGCGACCTTCTCCTCTTCGACGGCGACGTCGTCGGTGCGGGGTGCGCCCATGATGACCGGTTCGAGGACGAGGGGGATGTCCCAGGCGTCGCAGGCGGTGACGACCTTGCCGACGCGGGCGCACATGGCGGCGCGTTCGCTGCGGGAGATGTTCCACGGGAACAGCATCTTCACGGCGTCGACGCCCATCCGGACGGCTTCGTCGACGGTGGTGATCAGTTCGTGGGAGCCGCCGCCGTCGAGGGTGCTGACGTCGTAGTAGGTGTCGATGGTCAGCACGCGGCTCAGGTGCGGGTGCTCGGCGAAGAACTTTTCGGTCTGCTTGACCTGGCCGGGGGTCATCATGAAGCCGGTGACGTCGGTGTCGGCCCAGGCGGCGAACGGTGCCGAGGGGGTTTCGAGGCCCTTGATGCGGTCGAAGATCAGTCCGTGATCGACGGGCATGATGATCGCCGCCCGGTCGTTCGGCAGTGTGCGGCGCATCCGGTATTCCATGCTCATTGTCAGTTCACTTTCCTTTGTGGGTTCGAGTGGTGTGCAGGTACGACAGTGGTTTTCAGGTACGACAGCGGTTAGTGCGTCCAGGCGGTGTCGACGGGTCCGTCGTGCCCGGCCACCGCGGCCGCGGCGCACTGGATCATGAGGGCGACGGCGGCAGCGCCGGGATCGAGCACGCCGCGGGCGACCTCTCCGACGTAGGACGCGCGGCCGCGGC includes these proteins:
- a CDS encoding WhiB family transcriptional regulator — its product is MAASLSIPDVRSFDTVTEWWDWQKNAACRGMHSSIFFHPDRERGPARERRIRVAKYICRQCPVLDNCRTHALTVVEPYGIWGGLSEAERAGGPS
- a CDS encoding class I fructose-bisphosphate aldolase, with product MSMEYRMRRTLPNDRAAIIMPVDHGLIFDRIKGLETPSAPFAAWADTDVTGFMMTPGQVKQTEKFFAEHPHLSRVLTIDTYYDVSTLDGGGSHELITTVDEAVRMGVDAVKMLFPWNISRSERAAMCARVGKVVTACDAWDIPLVLEPVIMGAPRTDDVAVEEEKVARIAYDLGAHIIKIAFPGEERTARLVEELGVPLVIAGGPLAGDVTETVDAIGQTLRAGARGIIVGRNIWQRERSEGERVLKEIGTLTRKVSFPA
- a CDS encoding FGGY family carbohydrate kinase, producing MTRDRSGRSPVVCGVDIGSTNTKVVALTPQGAVVARRRRTTPRGAVDLSVDAQHLLFAIEEMILDICSDTYRVHAVSVAGVGEDGVLVDDALTPLTPALAWFDTRRADVFADLAPRLRPDAALCTADDAARTLVGWRWATEQPGAAQARSWVALTDYPSSVWTGTPFFSDTLAARTAAWDGHSRRWIEDRVAAGIGTAALLPPMRRAGDVIGGFLSDRLVTAGVIDPDAVVVAGGHDHPIGGWGVHAMDPGAVLDSMGTAEVVVAQAPEAGIPRSDDLDVAPGILSAGTTVLSVEELARNVEWASQDAAVGARLQEMISGDTPPDDYLHAPVFVPGSRGGALPRYTPDAPTSPLSRASAVLGALARIGARAQDAVAACLPGQPAIYAAGGWSRSPGWVETKKAVTGRDLTVIPEPQVTATAAALLAATAIGWDTDPATAMGMTAHLDDIGAHA